The nucleotide window AAGTGGCCACATCGGATCCTGAGGTCGCGGCGTTGACGGTGACCGGCGCGCAAGAGTTGCTGCTCACTGCGAAGGCGGAAGGGTCAGCGGTGTTGTCGATCTGGTTACGTGGTGACAGCAAGCCTCTGCGCAGCACGGTGGTGGTGGCGACCACCTTGGGTTCATCGTTGCCATTCGGCACCCAGGTGCAGACCGATATCCGTGTACTGGAAGTCAGCCGTTCCGAGCTGAACCAGCTGGGCATGAGTTACAGCAACATGTGGGATGGCGGCAATACCGCCGCGGGGATTGCCGTACCGGGCACCGGTTTTCAGGTGCCGGGCAGTTTCCCGACACCCATCAGCAGCGATGGCTTCAACCTGTTCCGATTTGGTTCCAATTCGGTGTTGGCGATTAATGCACTGGAAGCGGGCGGTTTTGCCTACACCCTGGCCGAGCCTTCTCTCACCAGCCTGTCCGGGCAGAGTGCCAGCTTCCTTTCTGGCGGCGAGTTCCCGATTCCTACCCGCAGTACCACCGACGGGGTGCAAATCGAGTTCAAGGAATTTGGTATTGGCCTGAGCCTGACCCCCACCGTGATTGATGAAAACCAGATCATCCTGAAGGTGGCGCCGGAAGTCTCGGAGCTGGATTTCTCTGCCGGGGTGGAAACCGGTGGTGTGGCGGTACCGGGTCTGCGCGTCCGTCGTGCAGAGACCACGGTGTCACTGGCGCCGGGGGAGACCTTTATCATCAGTGGTTTGGTGAGCCGTAATACCGTCAGCAATAGTGATCGCCTGCCCGGTATCGGTAACCTGCCGATCCTAGGTGCCTTCTTCCGTTCTTCGCGCATTGAAAAGAACGACAAGGAGCTGGTGATGGTGGTGACCCCGCATCTGGTGACGCCGCAGAAGCAATCCGACATGCCGGCGACTCTGCCCGGAGCCGGTTACCACAACAGCAGCATGGGCTGGCTGGATATGGCCACACAGGTGCGCCGCGGTTCCCAGCCCATCCGCCACGGCCTGAGCTGGTGACCCCATGAGTGACCACGACATCGTTCTTTCCGTCGTTGACGACAGTGGCCTGGAAGCCTGGCTGGAACGGGTGGTGGAAGAGCCGTTTCGCCTCGAACAGGTCAGCCGCACAGACCTGACGCGGGTATTGCGCCTGCTGGAGGCCACCACTGCGCATGTGGTGATGGTGGAAATTTCTGACAGTGATCTGGATCAGTCGCTGGCGATCATTACCGCGCTGACCACGGCGCGCCCGTGGGTGACGGTGATCACCGTCTGCTCCCGCGCCAATCAGGACCTGTTGTTGCAATCCATGCGTGCGGGTGCGCGCGATTGTTTTGTGGCGGGCAGTGATGCCAGTGATGTGCGTGAGCGACTGCGTCGCCATCAGCTGATGCGGGTGGGGCATTACGATGACCGTATCCAGTCGGCCACCAATAATCTGGTGTTGGTGGCATCGGCCAGTCCCACCGTGGATACCCGCTTTCTTACCCAGAATATCGCACTGGGGGTGAACCGCCTGTTCCCCCATGAGCGCACCCTCGCCATTGATACGCAACCCTCCGAGCGCGGCATTTTCTATCTGGATGTTCATAACGAATATGGCCTTGAGAACTTGCTGGCCAGTCCGGAGACCCTGGACGACACCCTGATTGGTACGGCCCTGGAAGAGTACCGCCCGGGGTTGCGTCTGTTGGCCGGTGGTATCAACCGTGAGGACATGGAAGGGGATCGCAGTGCGGACCTGTTCATTGCGCTCAATCACCTGATGCAGATGTTTGATCGCATCATTATCAATGTGGGCACCATGCAGCGGCGGCACTGGGTGCGGGCGCTGGGCATCCATGCCCGTCATCTGCTGATCGGCATGCATCCACTGGTGGATCAGGCCCATGCGGTGCGCACGCTGGGCAATGAATGGCGTGCTCACCTGGGACGCGACAGCAAGGTGAATCTGGTCGTGGATGGTGCTGACAGCCGGGTACCGCCCTCGCTGGATGAGCTGGCTGAGACGACGGGTGCCGAAGTACTGGGGCAGCTGCCCATGGACTGGAATCATCGCCTGCTGGCCATGAATGCCGGCTTGCCGATTCAGGAACAGAGCCCCCGTTGTCATTACAGTCGCGCCCTGCATAGCCTGGTGAACAAGCTGGAAATGCAGCCTGAGAGCAGCTCGAACAGTGAAGGCTGGTGGCAACGAATTCGCAGCCCGGGTTAAGCCCGCTGCACTAATACTGCACTGACCAGGAGTCGAGAGTGGCAGGACGCATTGACGCGGAATATCAACAGCTCAAGGACCGCGCCCATCGCTGGGTAGTCGAGCGGCTGGATGAAGAAGGCATTGAGGTCAGCAATGCCAACCGTGAACTGCTGTCTGAATTTATCCGTAATGCTGTGGCGCAACACATTGCCTTGAACCGGGTGCCACTTTCCACTCAGGATCTCAACCAGCTGGTCAAGGACACGCTGGATGAGGTACTGGGTTTTGGCCCGCTGGAGCCGCTGCTGGCAGATCCGCGGATCAACGATATTCTTGTGAATGGCCCGGACAATGTCTTCATTGAAGTGGCCGGGGTGCTGCAGAAGGCGCAGGTTCGTTTCATCAACGACGACCATGTGATCCGGGTGATTCGACGTATGCTGGCCCCGTTGGGTCGGCGTCTGGATGAGGCGAGCCCCATGGTGGATGCCCGCCTGCCAGACGGCTCACGGGTGAATGCGATTATTCCGCCGCTGGCCCTGAATGGCCCCAGCATCAGTATCCGTAAATTTACCCGTAATCACCTCAGTGCTGACGAGATGATTCGTAGCGGCTCGCTGACCCAGGCTTGCCTCGATACGCTGATTACGGCGGTGGAAACCCGCCGTAATATCATCATCAGTGGTGGTACCGGTACCGGTAAAACCACCATGCTGAATCTGATCAGCCAGTACATTCCCCGCGGGGAACGGATCCTCACCATCGAGGACTCTGCCGAACTGGTGCTCAATCACCCCCATGTGGTGTCACTGGAAACGCGTCCGGCCAATACGGAAGGCAAAGGTCAGGTGACGGCTCGGGAGCTGGTCATCAACTCCCTGCGGATGCGCCCGGACCGGGTGATTCTGGGTGAGGTGCGCTCCAATGAAATTATTGAGCTGCTGCAGGCCATGAATACCGGCCATGAAGGCTCCATGAGTACCATCCACGCCAACAGCACCAAGGACGCGTTGGTGCGGATCGAAACCCTGCTGGCGGTGAGTGGTTATGAAGCCAGTGAAAAAGCCATTGGTCGTCTGATCGGCTCGGCACTGGACGTGATTATTCAGCTGCAGCGCCTGCCGGATGGTCGGCGCCGGGTCAGTGAAGTGGTGGCGCTGTCGCCCACCGATGATGAGCAGTACAACCTGGATTACCTTTACAGGTGTGAGCCATGAGTGCCCTGGCGCTGCTTGGCATGGCCCAGACCCTGGGTATCATCGCGGTAATGACCGTGC belongs to Alcanivorax sediminis and includes:
- a CDS encoding type II and III secretion system protein family protein, with protein sequence MCVSRLFRMALVVLAGLWLAPAQAEGLEGSMRVAPGDQKVLTFPSPVAKVATSDPEVAALTVTGAQELLLTAKAEGSAVLSIWLRGDSKPLRSTVVVATTLGSSLPFGTQVQTDIRVLEVSRSELNQLGMSYSNMWDGGNTAAGIAVPGTGFQVPGSFPTPISSDGFNLFRFGSNSVLAINALEAGGFAYTLAEPSLTSLSGQSASFLSGGEFPIPTRSTTDGVQIEFKEFGIGLSLTPTVIDENQIILKVAPEVSELDFSAGVETGGVAVPGLRVRRAETTVSLAPGETFIISGLVSRNTVSNSDRLPGIGNLPILGAFFRSSRIEKNDKELVMVVTPHLVTPQKQSDMPATLPGAGYHNSSMGWLDMATQVRRGSQPIRHGLSW
- a CDS encoding AAA family ATPase — encoded protein: MSDHDIVLSVVDDSGLEAWLERVVEEPFRLEQVSRTDLTRVLRLLEATTAHVVMVEISDSDLDQSLAIITALTTARPWVTVITVCSRANQDLLLQSMRAGARDCFVAGSDASDVRERLRRHQLMRVGHYDDRIQSATNNLVLVASASPTVDTRFLTQNIALGVNRLFPHERTLAIDTQPSERGIFYLDVHNEYGLENLLASPETLDDTLIGTALEEYRPGLRLLAGGINREDMEGDRSADLFIALNHLMQMFDRIIINVGTMQRRHWVRALGIHARHLLIGMHPLVDQAHAVRTLGNEWRAHLGRDSKVNLVVDGADSRVPPSLDELAETTGAEVLGQLPMDWNHRLLAMNAGLPIQEQSPRCHYSRALHSLVNKLEMQPESSSNSEGWWQRIRSPG
- a CDS encoding CpaF family protein yields the protein MAGRIDAEYQQLKDRAHRWVVERLDEEGIEVSNANRELLSEFIRNAVAQHIALNRVPLSTQDLNQLVKDTLDEVLGFGPLEPLLADPRINDILVNGPDNVFIEVAGVLQKAQVRFINDDHVIRVIRRMLAPLGRRLDEASPMVDARLPDGSRVNAIIPPLALNGPSISIRKFTRNHLSADEMIRSGSLTQACLDTLITAVETRRNIIISGGTGTGKTTMLNLISQYIPRGERILTIEDSAELVLNHPHVVSLETRPANTEGKGQVTARELVINSLRMRPDRVILGEVRSNEIIELLQAMNTGHEGSMSTIHANSTKDALVRIETLLAVSGYEASEKAIGRLIGSALDVIIQLQRLPDGRRRVSEVVALSPTDDEQYNLDYLYRCEP